One window of the Burkholderia ubonensis subsp. mesacidophila genome contains the following:
- a CDS encoding APC family permease, translating into MSGSSGFTSAAAEASAGTPAAGAGGTALKAGAVGFPTALASAVGLIMASPVILTATSGFGMGGWAFAVAMLIAFVMMQAQATTFAEAAAMLPTAGSVYDYLSCGLGRFWAITGTISAYFLVHVFAGTAETILSGIMALVNFESLNAAFEQHNSAWLVGVGLVITFAITNIIGIKVFSKLEIVLTAGMWLSLMIFGILGIAAAPAVQLDGWFGRSEVGTSLPAVLSLVGMAMFMFVGCEFVTPLAPEMKAPGRTIPRAMALGLVGVAICMFLYGAAIRRQVPNVPVGADGLTHLLDTPGAIPAFALQVLGPFGRVWFGVAFLFAGAATINTLMAGLPRILYGMAIDGALPRCFAYLHPRFRTPVVGIVAAAVVPIAHAWLINGNLDSILHLVLAATCAWGTAYLLVTASVVMLRIRRPDLPRPYRSPWFPLPQIVSSVGIVLAIWYITPPGMNPRDIYVPFGAMLGLTALYALFWTVVVQRRHPFKPVPVEDVLRNEHVAG; encoded by the coding sequence ATGTCGGGATCGTCAGGGTTTACCAGCGCGGCCGCCGAGGCATCGGCCGGCACGCCGGCGGCGGGGGCGGGCGGCACGGCGCTGAAGGCGGGCGCGGTCGGCTTCCCGACCGCGCTCGCAAGCGCCGTCGGGCTCATCATGGCGAGCCCGGTGATTCTCACCGCGACGTCGGGCTTCGGGATGGGCGGCTGGGCGTTCGCGGTCGCGATGCTCATCGCGTTCGTGATGATGCAGGCGCAGGCGACGACGTTCGCCGAAGCCGCCGCGATGCTGCCGACCGCGGGCTCGGTTTACGATTACCTGTCATGCGGGCTCGGCCGCTTCTGGGCGATCACCGGCACGATTTCCGCGTACTTCCTCGTCCACGTGTTCGCCGGCACGGCGGAGACGATCCTGAGCGGCATCATGGCGCTCGTCAACTTCGAATCGCTGAACGCCGCGTTCGAGCAGCACAACAGCGCGTGGCTCGTCGGCGTCGGTCTCGTGATCACGTTCGCGATCACCAACATCATCGGCATCAAGGTGTTCAGCAAGCTCGAGATCGTGCTGACGGCCGGCATGTGGCTGTCGCTGATGATCTTCGGCATCCTCGGCATCGCCGCCGCGCCGGCCGTGCAGCTCGACGGCTGGTTCGGCCGCTCGGAAGTCGGCACGTCGCTGCCGGCGGTGCTGTCGCTCGTCGGGATGGCGATGTTCATGTTCGTCGGCTGCGAGTTCGTCACGCCGCTCGCGCCGGAAATGAAGGCGCCGGGCCGGACGATCCCGCGCGCGATGGCGCTCGGCCTCGTCGGCGTCGCGATCTGCATGTTCCTGTACGGCGCGGCGATCCGCCGCCAGGTGCCGAACGTGCCGGTCGGCGCGGACGGCCTCACGCACCTGCTCGACACGCCGGGCGCGATCCCCGCGTTCGCCCTGCAGGTGCTCGGGCCGTTCGGTCGCGTGTGGTTCGGCGTTGCATTCCTGTTCGCCGGCGCCGCGACGATCAACACGCTGATGGCGGGCCTGCCGCGCATCCTGTACGGGATGGCGATCGACGGCGCGCTGCCGCGCTGCTTCGCGTACCTGCATCCGCGCTTCAGGACGCCGGTGGTCGGCATCGTCGCGGCGGCGGTCGTGCCGATCGCCCATGCGTGGCTGATCAACGGCAACCTCGACAGCATCCTGCACCTCGTGCTCGCGGCGACCTGCGCATGGGGCACCGCGTACCTGCTCGTCACCGCGTCGGTCGTGATGCTGCGGATCCGCCGGCCGGACCTGCCGCGCCCGTACCGCTCGCCGTGGTTCCCGCTGCCGCAGATCGTGTCGAGCGTCGGCATCGTGCTCGCGATCTGGTACATCACGCCGCCGGGGATGAACCCGCGCGACATCTACGTGCCGTTCGGCGCGATGCTCGGGCTGACCGCGCTGTATGCGCTGTTCTGGACCGTCGTCGTGCAGCGCCGGCACCCGTTCAAGCCGGTGCCGGTCGAGGACGTGCTGCGCAACGAGCACGTCGCGGGATGA
- a CDS encoding collagenase, protein MENLRNVANRFIVTASVLMGVVFAGAAWANSQPMHAKQARMPRTPQNLPLSPDQAKYNLPLSKYDRATLMEPLRQKQSVKPNKRTQPGADCRDMSIMTQYHGAALADYIANLPDYECHYGLFSVDRVMAAQIFNAENVQAVASRFAQEINRYDASNLILVNLLIYLRSAYFQYDASGLSDPVPGLVVWLRSYILQSLAGDALYRENSRAPSTANELMNLITNMKDEAYYLPALKDRVAFYTASATNPQAAAPLLQRSAAGGFTGLLSVFFYAHQRSGAQQMLDSDATLPETLNLFVTANRAYLSNTSAAYQLADAARETYRFLRYPSQKPRVKRMIQDMLASTTMTGTDNDLWLAAAEAVDYGDPGNCADYGTCDYQKRLIDAVLTHRYSCNASVRILAQDMTVPQFQSACMAVAQEEDYFHRMMKTGHVPVANDHNDTIEIVVFGDYDNYRKYASVIYGISTDNGGMYVEGDPSAPGNQARFIAHEASWLRPEFKVWNLEHEFTHYLDGRYDMEGDFTASTAKPTVWWIEGLAEYISRKNDDQESIDAARTAAYRLSDVFQTLYSSSDYVARAYRWGYMATRFMFERHRADVDTIVSRFRVGDYDGYANYVAYIGNRYDSEFVDWARGATTAGEPPLPSTKTGR, encoded by the coding sequence ATGGAAAATCTTCGTAATGTCGCCAATCGTTTTATTGTGACCGCTTCGGTTCTAATGGGGGTGGTTTTTGCTGGTGCCGCCTGGGCGAATTCGCAGCCTATGCACGCAAAGCAGGCGCGTATGCCACGCACACCGCAGAATCTCCCACTGTCGCCGGACCAGGCCAAATACAACCTGCCGCTCAGCAAGTATGATCGCGCAACACTGATGGAGCCGTTGCGGCAGAAGCAATCAGTGAAGCCCAACAAGCGCACTCAGCCTGGAGCCGATTGTCGCGACATGTCAATAATGACCCAATATCACGGTGCAGCGCTTGCCGATTACATAGCCAATCTCCCGGATTATGAATGTCATTATGGGCTATTCTCGGTTGATAGAGTGATGGCCGCGCAGATTTTCAATGCGGAAAATGTGCAGGCCGTTGCGAGCCGTTTCGCTCAAGAAATAAATCGTTATGATGCAAGCAACCTGATTTTGGTAAATTTGCTGATTTATCTGAGATCTGCTTATTTCCAATATGATGCATCCGGACTTTCTGATCCGGTTCCAGGTCTCGTGGTCTGGCTGCGTTCGTATATTTTGCAGAGCCTCGCCGGCGACGCGCTTTATCGCGAAAATTCGCGCGCGCCGAGTACCGCTAACGAGCTGATGAACCTCATCACGAACATGAAGGACGAGGCGTACTACCTGCCGGCGCTGAAGGACCGGGTCGCGTTCTACACCGCGAGCGCAACCAACCCGCAGGCTGCGGCACCACTGCTGCAGCGAAGCGCGGCGGGTGGCTTCACCGGCTTGCTGAGCGTGTTCTTCTATGCGCATCAGCGCAGCGGCGCGCAGCAGATGCTCGACAGCGATGCGACGCTGCCGGAGACGCTCAATCTCTTCGTCACGGCGAATCGCGCGTACTTGTCGAACACCAGTGCCGCCTATCAGCTCGCCGACGCGGCGCGCGAAACGTATCGTTTTCTCCGCTATCCGTCGCAGAAGCCGCGTGTGAAGAGGATGATTCAAGACATGCTCGCGTCGACGACCATGACGGGCACGGACAACGACCTATGGCTCGCGGCAGCGGAAGCGGTCGATTACGGCGATCCGGGAAACTGCGCGGACTACGGCACGTGTGACTATCAGAAACGGCTCATCGATGCGGTGCTCACGCATCGGTACTCATGCAATGCGAGCGTGCGCATTCTCGCGCAGGACATGACGGTGCCGCAATTTCAGTCGGCATGCATGGCGGTCGCGCAGGAGGAGGACTATTTCCACCGGATGATGAAGACGGGACATGTGCCGGTCGCGAACGATCACAATGACACGATCGAAATCGTCGTATTCGGCGATTACGACAATTATCGAAAATATGCTTCGGTAATCTACGGAATCAGCACCGATAACGGTGGCATGTACGTTGAAGGCGATCCGTCGGCGCCCGGTAATCAGGCGCGCTTCATCGCGCACGAAGCCTCGTGGCTGCGGCCGGAGTTCAAGGTCTGGAACCTCGAACACGAGTTCACGCACTATCTCGACGGCCGTTACGACATGGAGGGCGACTTCACGGCAAGCACCGCGAAGCCGACCGTATGGTGGATCGAGGGTCTTGCCGAGTATATCTCCAGGAAGAATGACGACCAGGAATCGATCGACGCCGCGCGCACGGCTGCATATCGGCTCTCGGACGTGTTTCAGACGCTTTATTCGTCCAGCGACTACGTCGCGCGCGCGTATCGATGGGGCTACATGGCGACGCGCTTCATGTTTGAACGTCATCGTGCTGACGTCGATACGATCGTGTCACGTTTCCGCGTGGGCGATTACGACGGCTACGCGAACTATGTCGCGTACATTGGAAACCGCTACGACAGCGAGTTCGTTGATTGGGCGCGCGGCGCGACGACGGCAGGTGAGCCACCGTTGCCATCAACGAAAACGGGGCGTTAG
- a CDS encoding alpha/beta hydrolase, with amino-acid sequence MADRIGVLLVHGLGGTQYDLGSLHKAVRRAGGDAHIITLPGHGTCPEDLAGVRAEAWLDAVAAQYHALAAEYDTLHVAGMCMGALVALLLCHRVGHARGRLALLAAPVFIDGWSTPWYSALRHVLYRVPGVSERLRVEEGEPFGIKNPTIRAIVKKKFERQDNFHYPWVPLACIRQVDRMRAWVRAAAPETRCPTLILHAREDELTSLRSAEFLRSALPDARGVVLENSYHMICADNDRDEVARQVLAFFGFDPMHAGSPAMARRMARSGP; translated from the coding sequence ATGGCCGACCGCATAGGTGTCCTGCTGGTCCACGGACTCGGTGGCACGCAATATGACCTCGGTTCGCTGCACAAGGCCGTGCGGCGAGCGGGCGGAGATGCACACATCATCACGCTTCCGGGACACGGAACGTGCCCCGAGGATCTCGCGGGAGTGCGTGCGGAAGCATGGCTCGACGCCGTCGCCGCACAGTACCATGCGCTCGCGGCCGAATACGATACGCTGCACGTCGCCGGCATGTGCATGGGTGCGCTCGTCGCGCTGCTGCTGTGTCATCGCGTCGGGCACGCGCGCGGCCGGCTCGCGCTGCTGGCCGCGCCGGTGTTCATCGACGGCTGGTCGACGCCGTGGTATAGCGCGCTGCGGCACGTGCTGTACCGCGTGCCGGGGGTGTCGGAGCGGCTGCGGGTCGAGGAGGGTGAGCCGTTCGGGATCAAGAATCCCACGATCCGAGCGATTGTGAAAAAGAAGTTCGAGCGCCAGGACAATTTTCATTATCCGTGGGTGCCGCTCGCATGCATCCGCCAAGTGGACCGGATGCGCGCCTGGGTGCGCGCGGCCGCGCCCGAGACACGCTGCCCGACGCTCATCCTGCATGCGCGCGAGGACGAGCTGACCAGCCTGCGCTCCGCCGAATTCCTTCGCTCGGCGCTCCCCGACGCGCGTGGGGTTGTGCTCGAGAACAGCTATCATATGATCTGCGCGGACAACGACCGCGACGAAGTCGCGCGTCAGGTGCTTGCGTTCTTCGGCTTCGATCCCATGCATGCGGGAAGCCCCGCGATGGCGCGCAGGATGGCGCGGTCCGGCCCCTGA
- a CDS encoding MASE1 domain-containing protein gives MNTTRSRPGFVAALLWAALYLASGYISHLFNGPVRMTGYIWLPAGVVVGAFMLRPLREWLALFGAFLVAQLALTSIEQGNLFNALLFTIDEVGAAALAVWLVRRIRFSLDGLYFLRSVILAGLIAGMLGALGGAAWYTINKGASFIDVGFVWAASDFVGVLLITPVLASWSRFRAHRSGDQEHFDMTLGIVSFMLLAIGALAIFDGDVARKFGTGVGFTMTYIPLFLTVAITVLLGGRAGSLSVLVLALIVILQTALGGGPFVLIDEHHGRSLLEAQLYLAIASLLVLTVSTLKTTRERVHEHAAVLQNNMELALASAGQIAYVLDPESGRIEWSGDVERVFGLGVDATQIASVPLVFERVHPTDRDTLRSYWRAEIAGEDRAAITLRVVRPDGGTQAVTDHGAPLLDSNVDVTVVAGVWQIERHYPADE, from the coding sequence ATGAACACCACACGCTCCCGGCCCGGATTCGTTGCCGCGCTACTCTGGGCGGCACTGTATCTCGCGAGTGGTTATATCTCGCATCTCTTCAACGGCCCGGTCAGGATGACCGGCTATATCTGGCTGCCCGCGGGCGTTGTGGTCGGTGCATTCATGCTGCGGCCGCTGCGCGAATGGCTCGCGCTCTTCGGCGCGTTTCTCGTCGCGCAGCTCGCCCTGACGAGCATCGAGCAAGGCAATCTGTTCAACGCGTTGCTGTTTACGATTGATGAGGTCGGCGCAGCCGCTCTCGCGGTTTGGCTCGTGCGGCGCATCCGCTTCTCGCTCGACGGGCTGTACTTCCTGCGCTCGGTGATCTTGGCCGGGCTGATCGCGGGCATGCTTGGCGCGCTTGGCGGGGCGGCGTGGTACACGATCAATAAGGGCGCGTCGTTCATCGACGTCGGCTTCGTGTGGGCGGCGTCCGACTTCGTCGGCGTCTTGCTGATCACGCCCGTGCTCGCGTCGTGGTCGCGCTTTCGCGCGCATCGCTCAGGCGATCAAGAACACTTCGACATGACGCTCGGTATCGTGTCGTTCATGCTGCTGGCGATCGGCGCGCTCGCGATCTTCGATGGCGACGTCGCGCGGAAATTCGGCACGGGTGTCGGTTTCACAATGACCTACATTCCGCTGTTCCTGACGGTGGCGATCACGGTGTTGCTGGGCGGCCGCGCCGGCTCGTTGTCGGTGCTGGTGCTCGCGCTGATCGTTATCCTGCAGACCGCGCTGGGCGGCGGCCCGTTCGTGCTGATTGACGAACATCACGGCCGCTCGCTACTCGAGGCGCAGCTGTATCTCGCGATCGCGTCGCTGCTGGTGCTGACTGTAAGCACGCTCAAGACCACCCGCGAACGCGTGCACGAACACGCGGCGGTTCTGCAGAACAACATGGAGCTCGCGCTCGCGAGCGCTGGCCAGATCGCTTACGTGCTCGATCCGGAATCCGGTCGGATCGAATGGAGCGGCGACGTGGAGCGCGTGTTCGGCCTCGGCGTCGACGCCACGCAGATCGCGAGCGTACCGCTCGTGTTCGAGCGCGTGCATCCGACCGACCGCGACACGCTGCGCAGCTACTGGCGTGCGGAGATCGCGGGCGAGGACCGCGCCGCGATAACGCTGCGGGTCGTGCGTCCGGACGGCGGCACGCAGGCGGTCACCGATCACGGGGCGCCGCTGCTCGATTCGAATGTCGACGTGACGGTGGTCGCGGGCGTGTGGCAGATCGAGCGCCACTATCCCGCCGATGAATGA
- a CDS encoding aldehyde dehydrogenase family protein: protein MTSSTFVAVSDTVRRFVARDFGLFIDGGMQPAHASARLDVHDPATGDRLATVADADEHDVERAVASAKHAFDARVWSGLRPADRERILLKLADLIERDAETLAQLETLNQGKSIHVARALEVGASVEYVRYMAGWATKITGQTLDVSIPFPPGARYTAYTRKEPVGVVAAIVPWNFPLMIAVWKLVPALAAGCTIVLKPSPETPLTALRLAELASEAGVPPGVFNVVTGGRVCGAALARHPSIAKISFTGSTATGKLVGTAAVQNMTRFSLELGGKNPIVMLDDVDVQQALDGVAAGAFFNQGQVCAAASRIYVHRSKFAQLADGLAGIAQSMKLGPGLDTAAQVNPLVSAHHRDKVVQHIEQARRDGLTFLAGGTPADDLPGYFVKPAVIADPRSDSAIVRDEVFGPVVVVLPFDDAADAVRLANASPYGLAASIWSNDLTRVMNLVPQIEAGTVWVNCHIPLDPSMPFGGYKQSGIGREFGQYAIDGFTETKSVCIAH from the coding sequence ATGACCTCATCGACCTTCGTCGCCGTCAGCGACACCGTGCGCCGCTTCGTCGCGCGCGACTTCGGCCTTTTCATCGACGGCGGCATGCAGCCCGCGCACGCGTCGGCGCGGCTCGACGTGCACGACCCCGCGACCGGCGACCGGCTCGCGACGGTCGCGGATGCCGACGAGCACGATGTCGAGCGCGCGGTTGCCAGCGCAAAACACGCGTTCGACGCGCGCGTGTGGAGCGGCCTGCGCCCGGCGGACCGCGAACGCATTCTGCTGAAGCTCGCCGACCTGATCGAGCGCGACGCCGAAACCCTCGCGCAGCTCGAAACGCTGAACCAGGGCAAGTCGATCCACGTCGCGCGCGCGTTGGAGGTCGGCGCGAGCGTCGAATACGTGCGCTACATGGCCGGCTGGGCAACCAAGATCACCGGCCAGACGCTCGACGTGTCGATCCCGTTCCCGCCCGGCGCGCGCTACACGGCCTACACGCGCAAGGAGCCGGTCGGCGTGGTCGCCGCGATCGTGCCGTGGAATTTCCCGCTGATGATCGCGGTGTGGAAGCTCGTGCCCGCGCTCGCGGCCGGCTGCACGATCGTGCTGAAGCCGTCGCCGGAAACGCCGCTCACCGCGCTGCGCCTCGCTGAGCTCGCATCGGAAGCGGGCGTGCCGCCGGGCGTGTTCAACGTCGTCACGGGCGGCCGCGTGTGCGGCGCGGCGCTCGCGCGCCATCCGTCGATCGCGAAGATCTCGTTCACCGGCTCGACCGCAACCGGCAAGCTGGTCGGCACGGCGGCCGTGCAGAACATGACGCGCTTCTCGCTCGAACTCGGCGGCAAGAACCCGATCGTGATGCTCGACGACGTCGACGTGCAGCAGGCGCTCGACGGCGTCGCGGCCGGTGCGTTCTTCAACCAGGGGCAGGTGTGCGCGGCCGCGTCGCGGATCTACGTGCACCGCAGCAAGTTCGCGCAGCTCGCGGACGGCCTCGCGGGCATCGCGCAGTCGATGAAGCTCGGGCCGGGGCTCGACACGGCCGCGCAGGTCAATCCGCTCGTGTCCGCGCACCACCGCGACAAGGTCGTCCAGCACATCGAGCAGGCGCGCCGCGACGGCCTTACGTTTCTCGCCGGCGGCACGCCAGCCGACGACCTGCCCGGCTATTTCGTGAAGCCGGCCGTGATCGCCGACCCGCGCTCCGACAGCGCGATCGTGCGCGACGAGGTGTTCGGCCCGGTCGTCGTCGTGCTGCCGTTCGACGACGCGGCCGACGCGGTGCGGCTCGCGAACGCGTCGCCGTATGGGCTCGCCGCGAGCATCTGGAGCAACGACCTGACGCGCGTGATGAACCTCGTGCCGCAAATCGAGGCCGGCACGGTTTGGGTGAACTGCCACATCCCGCTCGACCCGTCGATGCCGTTCGGCGGCTACAAGCAGTCGGGCATCGGCCGCGAGTTCGGCCAGTACGCGATCGACGGCTTCACCGAAACCAAATCCGTCTGCATCGCGCACTGA
- a CDS encoding aspartate aminotransferase family protein → MSYNEAKFWHPMLHPNEMKRRAPIRIVRGDGCYVYDETGKRLVDGVAGLWNVNVGHNRKEVKDAIVRQLDELEYFQLFDGISHPRAEELSKLLIDMLEPEGMRRVLYSSGGSDSIETALKIARQYWKVRGQADRTKFISLKQGYHGTHFGGASVNGNTVFRRNYEPNLPGCFHVETPWLYRNPFTQDPEALGRICAELLEREILFQSPDTVAAFIAEPIQGAGGVIVPPANYWPLVREVCDRYGVLLIADEVVTGFGRSGSLFGSRGWGVRPDIMCLAKGISSGYVPLGATAINARIEDAFAQNADFGGAVMHGYTYAGHPVACAAAIASLDIVLKEDLPANAAKQGATLLEALQPFAGRFAAVGEVRGKGLMLALDLVADKQTREPIDPLSGYANAVAEVAREHGVLVRPVGTKIILSPPLVIQREQLDRIVDALAAGFETVPFA, encoded by the coding sequence ATGAGCTACAACGAAGCGAAGTTCTGGCACCCGATGCTGCACCCGAACGAAATGAAGCGGCGCGCGCCGATCCGCATCGTCCGCGGCGACGGCTGCTACGTATACGACGAAACCGGCAAGCGGCTCGTCGACGGCGTCGCGGGCCTGTGGAACGTCAACGTCGGCCACAACCGCAAGGAAGTGAAGGACGCGATCGTGCGCCAGCTCGACGAGCTCGAATACTTCCAGCTGTTCGACGGGATCAGCCACCCGCGCGCGGAAGAGCTGTCGAAGCTGCTGATCGACATGCTCGAACCGGAAGGGATGCGCCGCGTGCTGTACAGCTCGGGCGGCTCCGATTCGATCGAGACCGCGCTGAAGATCGCGCGCCAGTACTGGAAGGTGCGCGGCCAGGCCGACCGCACGAAGTTCATCTCGCTGAAGCAGGGCTACCACGGCACGCATTTCGGCGGCGCGTCGGTGAACGGCAACACGGTGTTCCGCCGCAACTACGAGCCGAACCTGCCGGGCTGCTTTCACGTCGAGACGCCGTGGCTGTACCGCAACCCGTTCACGCAGGACCCCGAAGCGCTCGGCCGGATCTGCGCGGAGCTGCTGGAGCGCGAGATCCTGTTCCAGAGCCCCGACACGGTCGCCGCGTTCATCGCCGAGCCGATCCAGGGCGCGGGCGGCGTGATCGTGCCGCCGGCCAACTACTGGCCGCTGGTGCGCGAGGTGTGCGACCGCTACGGCGTGCTGCTGATCGCCGACGAAGTGGTGACCGGCTTCGGCCGCAGCGGCAGCCTGTTCGGCAGCCGGGGCTGGGGCGTCCGTCCGGACATCATGTGTCTCGCCAAGGGCATCTCGTCCGGCTACGTGCCGCTCGGCGCGACCGCCATCAACGCGCGGATCGAGGACGCGTTCGCGCAGAACGCCGATTTCGGCGGCGCGGTCATGCACGGCTACACGTACGCGGGCCATCCGGTCGCGTGCGCGGCCGCGATCGCGAGCCTCGACATCGTGCTGAAGGAAGACCTGCCGGCCAACGCGGCGAAGCAGGGCGCGACCCTGCTGGAAGCGTTGCAGCCGTTCGCCGGGCGCTTCGCCGCGGTCGGCGAGGTGCGCGGCAAGGGGCTGATGCTCGCGCTCGACCTCGTCGCTGACAAGCAGACCCGCGAGCCGATCGACCCGCTGTCCGGCTACGCGAACGCGGTGGCCGAAGTCGCGCGCGAGCACGGCGTACTGGTGCGTCCGGTCGGCACGAAGATCATCCTGTCGCCGCCGCTCGTGATCCAGCGCGAGCAGCTCGACCGGATCGTCGATGCGCTCGCGGCCGGCTTCGAAACCGTGCCGTTCGCGTAA
- a CDS encoding SDR family NAD(P)-dependent oxidoreductase, which yields MTHAPPRTIVITGAGTGIGAACARRFAGHDDRVVLIGRRQAPLDALAAETGGLALAGDAASTADWLRFMPRIAERFGRIDALVACAGGHGLGRADETGDAQWRDALQANLDTAFVSARACLPDLIAQRGSIVLVASIAALAAGPGVCGYTVGKHALLGLARSLARDYGPHGVRANAVCPGWVRTPMADAEMEPLMARHRESLDAAYARVSADVPLRRAAEPDEIAAVCAFLASPDASFVTGATLVADGGAMVVDVPTLAFAGL from the coding sequence ATGACCCACGCGCCTCCCCGCACGATCGTGATCACCGGCGCGGGCACCGGCATCGGCGCCGCGTGCGCGCGGCGCTTCGCCGGCCACGACGACCGGGTCGTGCTGATCGGCCGGCGTCAAGCGCCGCTCGACGCGCTGGCGGCCGAAACCGGCGGCCTCGCGCTCGCCGGCGACGCCGCGAGCACGGCCGACTGGCTCCGCTTCATGCCGCGTATCGCCGAGCGCTTCGGCCGCATCGACGCGCTCGTCGCCTGCGCGGGCGGGCACGGCCTCGGCCGCGCGGACGAAACCGGCGATGCGCAGTGGCGCGACGCGCTGCAAGCGAACCTCGACACCGCGTTCGTCAGCGCCCGCGCGTGCCTGCCCGACCTGATCGCGCAACGCGGCAGCATCGTGCTGGTCGCGTCGATCGCGGCGCTCGCGGCCGGGCCCGGCGTGTGCGGCTACACGGTCGGCAAGCATGCGCTGCTCGGGCTCGCGCGCTCGCTTGCGCGGGACTACGGGCCGCACGGCGTGCGCGCGAACGCGGTATGTCCGGGATGGGTGCGCACGCCGATGGCCGACGCGGAAATGGAACCGTTGATGGCGCGGCACCGCGAATCGCTCGACGCTGCCTATGCGCGCGTCAGCGCCGACGTGCCGCTGCGGCGCGCGGCCGAGCCGGACGAAATCGCAGCGGTGTGCGCGTTCCTCGCGTCGCCGGACGCGTCGTTCGTCACCGGCGCGACGCTCGTCGCCGACGGCGGCGCGATGGTCGTCGACGTGCCGACGCTGGCATTCGCCGGTCTGTGA
- a CDS encoding helix-turn-helix transcriptional regulator, with protein sequence MPTLSAPSDPDAADWRRALRACVAAFDAFASPSAIVFYRLDASGEPADFELFGMPESMHRTYVARYRMLDPLHPSRCAAGEGAVVTLASQLPDACRDASAYWTRFLRRHDVADVVEIWLRDAGVTVGAFSLLRVGAAGEGATGEGATGRFAPGEIDALARLQPVAEAALSPLLRARRGIHRIGCEERLTYREEQIARLVRDGCSNKEIARDLALGQPTIKTHLMRMYRKLGVSNRTELVGALFLSSSRS encoded by the coding sequence ATGCCGACCTTATCCGCTCCGTCCGATCCCGACGCCGCCGACTGGCGCCGCGCGCTGCGCGCGTGCGTGGCGGCATTCGACGCATTCGCGAGCCCATCGGCGATCGTGTTCTACCGGCTCGACGCGAGCGGCGAGCCCGCCGACTTCGAGCTGTTCGGGATGCCGGAATCGATGCACCGCACCTACGTCGCCCGCTACCGGATGCTCGATCCGCTGCATCCGTCCCGCTGCGCGGCGGGCGAGGGCGCGGTCGTCACGCTCGCGTCGCAACTGCCTGACGCATGCCGCGACGCGTCCGCGTACTGGACTCGCTTTCTAAGGCGGCATGACGTCGCCGACGTGGTCGAAATCTGGCTGCGCGATGCGGGCGTCACGGTCGGCGCGTTCTCGCTGCTGCGCGTCGGCGCGGCCGGCGAAGGTGCGACCGGCGAAGGCGCGACCGGCCGATTCGCGCCGGGCGAGATCGATGCGCTCGCGCGCCTGCAACCGGTCGCCGAAGCCGCGCTGAGCCCGCTGCTGCGCGCGCGGCGCGGCATCCACCGGATCGGTTGCGAGGAACGCCTGACCTACCGCGAGGAGCAGATCGCGCGCCTCGTGCGCGACGGCTGCTCGAACAAGGAGATCGCGCGCGATCTCGCGCTCGGCCAGCCGACGATCAAGACTCACCTGATGCGCATGTACCGCAAGCTCGGCGTATCGAACCGCACCGAACTGGTCGGCGCGCTGTTCCTGTCATCGTCCCGATCCTGA